Proteins found in one Muntiacus reevesi chromosome 2, mMunRee1.1, whole genome shotgun sequence genomic segment:
- the LOC136161248 gene encoding large ribosomal subunit protein eL8, producing the protein MPKGKKAKGKKVAPAPAVVKKQEAKKVVNPLFEKRPKNFGIGQDIQPKRDLTRFVKWPRYIRLQRQRAILYKRLKVPPAINQFTQALDRQTATQLLKLAHKYRPETKQEKKQRLLARAEKKAAGKGDVPTKRPPVLRAGVNTVTTLVENKKAQLVVIAHDVDPIELVVFLPALCRKMGVPYCIIKGKARLGRLVHRKTCTTVAFTQVNSEDKSALAKLVEAIRTNYNDRYDEIRRHWGGNVLGPKSVARIAKLEKAKAKELATKLG; encoded by the coding sequence ATGCCGAAGGGAAAGAAGGCTAAGGGGAAGAAGGTGGCCCCGGCCCCCGCCGTGGTGAAGAAGCAGGAGGCCAAGAAGGTGGTCAACCCCCTGTTCGAGAAGAGGCCCAAGAATTTTGGCATTGGACAGGACATCCAACCCAAGAGGGACCTGACCCGCTTTGTCAAATGGCCCCGCTACATCCGGCTGCAGCGGCAAAGGGCTATTCTCTATAAGCGGCTGAAAGTGCCTCCTGCAATTAACCAATTCACCCAGGCCTTGGACCGACAAACAGCTACTCAACTGCTTAAGCTGGCCCACAAGTACAGACCAGAgacaaagcaggagaagaagcagaGGCTGCTGGCCCGTGCTGAGAAGAAAGCCGCCGGCAAAGGCGACGTCCCCACCAAGAGGCCACCTGTCCTTAGAGCAGGGGTCAACACTGTCACCACCCTGGTGGAGAACAAGAAGGCTCAGCTGGTGGTGATTGCTCACGATGTGGATCCCATCGAGCTTGTGGTCTTCCTGCCTGCCCTGTGCCGCAAGATGGGGGTTCCCTACTGCATCATCAAGGGCAAGGCCCGGCTGGGGCGCCTGGTCCACAGGAAGACATGCACCACCGTAGCCTTCACACAAGTCAACTCGGAGGACAAGAGTGCCCTGGCTAAGCTGGTGGAAGCCATCAGAACCAATTACAACGACAGATACGATGAGATCCGTCGTCACTGGGGAGGCAATGTCCTGGGGCCGAAGTCAGTGGCTCGCATTGCCAAGCTGGAAAAGGCTAAGGCCAAAGAACTGGCCACCAAGCTGGGCTGA